A genomic region of Terriglobales bacterium contains the following coding sequences:
- the recN gene encoding DNA repair protein RecN, with amino-acid sequence MLLELRVENYAVIDHVIVQFAPGLNLLTGETGAGKSILIDALALLLGEKASTDIIRHGADKAVISAVFAVDDVRQGEILEQYGIDSEESEIILRREISTDGRGRVFINNQPATVAVLKRLAPLLAAVHAQNASIFGFDAAARMRLLDDFATCDSRPAAAAFATWNEIRSRIAELERGEQDKLRLIDLWSFQKKEIEAVRPQPGEDDRLEAEKRVLANAEKIYSSAMTAFDLLYEGEASAASSLRAASRQLQELARYETKFRDSIAVLESARIAAEDLAATLRDYAGAINASPERLAEIEDRLAALDRLKRKYGDSLEAVIAFGEEVARKLNEIENKDEVLRNLRSQLSVAAGKYLTVARALSRHRTDAARRLEKIVEHEVNELAMKARFRVQVEGSDEENYWTTSGFDQVSYLISTNPGEPLKPVEQIASGGEMSRVMLALKATIEGGARRRKNEIQRTLIFDEIDTGIGGRAAEAVGKKLKELSATSQVLCITHLPQIACFADHHYRIEKRESAGRTRTSLRPLEDGERREELARMLSGAKVTETSLKHAEQMLKAGATR; translated from the coding sequence GTGCTGCTCGAACTGCGCGTCGAGAATTACGCCGTCATTGACCACGTGATCGTGCAATTCGCCCCGGGGTTAAACCTGCTCACCGGGGAAACCGGCGCCGGCAAATCCATTCTCATTGACGCTCTCGCCTTGCTGCTGGGTGAAAAAGCGTCCACCGACATCATCCGGCACGGCGCCGATAAGGCGGTGATCTCCGCCGTCTTCGCCGTGGACGACGTTCGCCAGGGCGAGATCCTGGAACAGTACGGCATCGACTCCGAAGAGTCCGAAATCATCCTGCGGCGCGAAATTTCCACGGACGGCCGCGGACGCGTATTTATCAACAACCAGCCCGCCACGGTTGCGGTGTTGAAGCGGCTGGCCCCGCTGCTTGCGGCCGTGCACGCCCAGAACGCCTCCATTTTCGGATTCGACGCTGCCGCACGCATGCGGCTGCTCGATGACTTCGCCACATGCGACTCGCGCCCCGCCGCCGCAGCCTTCGCCACCTGGAATGAGATTCGCAGCCGCATCGCAGAATTAGAACGCGGCGAGCAGGACAAATTGCGCCTGATTGACCTGTGGAGCTTTCAAAAAAAGGAGATCGAAGCGGTCCGCCCGCAACCAGGGGAAGACGATCGTCTCGAAGCCGAGAAACGCGTGCTCGCCAACGCGGAGAAAATCTACTCCTCGGCGATGACGGCGTTCGACCTGCTGTACGAAGGCGAAGCATCGGCCGCCAGTTCGTTGCGGGCAGCGTCTCGGCAACTGCAAGAGCTGGCGCGATATGAGACAAAATTCCGGGATTCCATCGCCGTGCTGGAATCGGCGCGCATTGCGGCTGAAGACCTCGCGGCCACGCTGCGCGACTATGCGGGAGCGATCAACGCTTCGCCGGAGCGCCTGGCCGAGATCGAAGACCGCCTTGCGGCGCTGGATCGTCTGAAGCGAAAGTACGGCGATTCTCTCGAGGCCGTGATCGCTTTTGGCGAAGAGGTCGCGCGCAAGCTGAACGAGATCGAGAACAAGGATGAGGTGCTGCGCAACCTGCGGTCCCAACTGTCCGTTGCGGCAGGGAAGTACCTCACCGTGGCGCGCGCGCTTTCGCGACACCGGACCGACGCCGCGCGGCGCCTGGAAAAGATTGTGGAACATGAAGTAAACGAGCTGGCCATGAAGGCGCGCTTCCGCGTTCAAGTCGAGGGCTCGGACGAAGAAAACTATTGGACCACGTCCGGCTTTGACCAGGTCAGCTACCTGATATCAACCAACCCCGGCGAACCTCTCAAGCCGGTGGAGCAGATCGCCTCCGGTGGAGAGATGTCGCGCGTGATGCTGGCGCTGAAAGCGACAATCGAAGGCGGTGCGCGGCGCCGCAAGAACGAAATTCAGCGGACGCTGATTTTTGATGAAATCGACACTGGAATCGGCGGGCGCGCGGCCGAGGCGGTTGGCAAGAAGCTTAAGGAGTTGTCGGCGACTTCCCAGGTGCTTTGCATCACCCATCTGCCGCAAATCGCCTGTTTTGCCGACCATCATTACCGGATCGAAAAGAGGGAGTCCGCCGGGCGCACGCGCACTAGCCTGCGCCCGCTCGAAGACGGCGAGCGCCGCGAAGAACTGGCCCGCATGCTGAGCGGGGCCAAGGTTACCGAGACCTCGCTCAAGCATGCCGAGCAGATGTTGAAGGCGGGAGCAACCCGATAG
- a CDS encoding MotA/TolQ/ExbB proton channel family protein, which translates to MHIPFLSSAIGGEIVNLIWQTGVVAKAVLIILLLFSILSWSIILSRWNLLRRARVQSGRFLRAFRRAQRFQDIAAVAEQFKPSPLISVFEGGYEEYKRSRGNPASVQRAMQIASSEELTRLERRLPWLAITAAATPFIGLFGTVWGIIDAFHGLGTAGAATLRAVAPGISEALITTAAGLFAAIPALIAYNLFGNDIREFGKRMDDFSLEMMNVVERVGVEPPRRATVEPELR; encoded by the coding sequence ATGCATATTCCCTTCCTTTCGAGTGCCATCGGCGGTGAGATCGTCAACCTGATCTGGCAGACTGGCGTGGTTGCCAAGGCCGTTCTCATCATCCTGCTGTTGTTCAGCATTCTTTCCTGGTCCATCATCCTCTCGCGATGGAACCTGCTGCGGCGGGCGCGGGTGCAGAGCGGGCGCTTCCTGCGCGCGTTCCGCCGGGCGCAGCGCTTCCAGGACATCGCGGCGGTGGCGGAGCAGTTCAAGCCCAGCCCGCTGATTTCCGTGTTCGAAGGCGGATACGAGGAATACAAGCGCTCGCGCGGAAATCCGGCGTCCGTCCAAAGAGCAATGCAGATTGCTTCCTCGGAGGAGTTGACGCGGCTAGAACGCCGGCTGCCGTGGCTGGCCATCACCGCAGCGGCCACGCCGTTCATCGGATTATTCGGAACGGTGTGGGGCATTATTGACGCTTTCCATGGTCTGGGTACTGCCGGAGCAGCCACGCTGCGCGCTGTCGCACCCGGAATTTCCGAAGCGCTGATCACCACTGCTGCCGGCCTGTTCGCGGCGATTCCGGCCTTGATCGCCTACAACCTTTTCGGCAATGACATTCGGGAGTTCGGCAAGCGCATGGACGACTTCTCCCTGGAAATGATGAATGTGGTGGAGCGAGTCGGCGTCGAGCCTCCGCGCCGCGCCACGGTGGAACCGGAGTTGCGGTAA
- a CDS encoding biopolymer transporter ExbD codes for MAFTDSNGRTRSSLADINITPLVDVVLVLLIIFMLTAPILQSGIEVDVPKTKTVKEITEERVVISIDRQQRVFLGNDPINVNQIADTLRRKVRDPQRQSIFLRADENVPFGAFATVMDAVKQAGITNVSIVTQPLNPNAGKR; via the coding sequence ATGGCGTTCACCGATTCCAATGGGCGCACGCGGTCGTCGCTGGCCGACATCAACATCACGCCGCTGGTGGACGTGGTGCTGGTGCTGTTGATCATCTTTATGCTGACGGCCCCTATCCTGCAGTCGGGAATCGAAGTGGACGTTCCCAAGACCAAGACGGTCAAGGAAATCACGGAGGAGCGAGTGGTCATCAGCATTGACCGCCAGCAGCGTGTCTTCCTGGGCAACGATCCGATCAACGTGAACCAGATTGCGGACACATTGCGCCGCAAGGTGCGCGATCCGCAGCGGCAATCGATTTTCCTCCGCGCCGACGAAAACGTCCCCTTCGGCGCATTTGCCACGGTGATGGATGCGGTGAAGCAGGCGGGAATCACCAACGTCAGCATCGTCACCCAACCCCTGAACCCCAATGCCGGCAAGCGCTGA
- a CDS encoding TonB family protein, whose protein sequence is MPASAEIYTEREEWQRPLAWSAGLHGFLFGGILLYAVIVGRYSGESWGGAGSGGAMSATLVSTIPLPNTAPKSQNIVANESKGLSQSLPKVKEEPAPEAIPIPEKDTKRRPERKPQASTQPKPRAEEEVSNVVPFGQGGPVSGPYGVFSAGNAKGGFGFNGGGGDFGSKYAWYVNVVRQKVSENWLKYEIDPNIRDARRVYITFDITRNGQPSNVQVEQSSGVPSLDQSAVRALQRIDSFGPLPNEYAGNRVSVEFWFDYRR, encoded by the coding sequence ATGCCGGCAAGCGCTGAAATCTATACCGAGCGCGAGGAGTGGCAGCGGCCCCTGGCCTGGTCGGCGGGACTGCACGGGTTCCTGTTCGGCGGCATTCTCCTCTACGCCGTGATTGTCGGACGGTACAGCGGGGAATCCTGGGGCGGAGCCGGTTCCGGCGGCGCCATGAGCGCTACCCTGGTCAGCACGATTCCCTTGCCGAACACCGCGCCGAAGTCACAGAACATCGTCGCCAATGAGTCGAAGGGACTCTCCCAATCGCTTCCCAAGGTGAAAGAGGAACCGGCGCCGGAGGCGATCCCGATCCCGGAGAAAGACACGAAGCGGCGCCCGGAGCGCAAACCGCAGGCCTCAACCCAGCCGAAACCGCGTGCGGAAGAAGAAGTCAGCAATGTGGTTCCCTTCGGACAAGGGGGCCCGGTCAGCGGACCGTATGGGGTATTTAGCGCGGGCAATGCCAAGGGCGGCTTCGGTTTCAATGGCGGCGGCGGAGACTTCGGCTCAAAGTATGCGTGGTACGTAAACGTGGTTCGGCAAAAGGTGTCGGAAAACTGGCTGAAGTACGAGATTGATCCGAATATCCGCGACGCGCGCCGGGTTTACATCACGTTCGACATAACGCGCAACGGGCAGCCGTCCAACGTGCAGGTTGAGCAGTCCAGCGGCGTGCCTTCGCTGGACCAGTCGGCGGTGCGCGCGCTGCAACGCATCGATTCTTTCGGCCCTTTGCCCAACGAGTACGCCGGGAACCGGGTTTCGGTCGAGTTCTGGTTCGATTACCGGCGCTGA
- the tolB gene encoding Tol-Pal system beta propeller repeat protein TolB codes for MKRVLLFLVAVLFASPVFAQTDWIRTGTGLGVEKVRVAVADFKQTSADPTSGQLLTAFNFTLWNDLAQAGIFELVSKSFYPLQVPGSPEEVKLDAWANPPTNAGMLAFGNLNASTGDVVVLGWLYDVKNSQSPQVLGKQYREKATEENARIIAHRFANEIIFRLGGGIQGIAETKIVYVSTRSGKKEIWEMDYDGANQRQLTHLGSIALSPRISPDGSRVAFSAMAGGGWNISMYSLELGRMVTFPHFGGTNLSPAWSPDGKQIAFSSSRTGDPEIFICDNDGGHLRRVTSFKGPDVSPVWNPKSGAQIAWVSGRTGLPQIYTMEADGTNPQRMTDQGYAVSPSWSPNGQFLAFAWIRHYGPGLPGAQDIYIMDIASKQIVQLTHEAGRNDFPSWSPDGRHLVFQSNRAGGDQIWSMLADGTQQHPLTASGSNTQPNWSWK; via the coding sequence ATGAAACGTGTCCTTCTATTCCTTGTCGCCGTACTCTTCGCCTCGCCTGTTTTCGCTCAGACAGATTGGATCCGCACCGGCACCGGGCTGGGCGTGGAAAAGGTCCGGGTTGCAGTCGCGGATTTCAAGCAGACTTCCGCCGATCCCACCAGCGGCCAATTGCTGACTGCCTTCAACTTCACGCTGTGGAATGATCTGGCACAGGCCGGCATTTTTGAGCTGGTCTCGAAGAGCTTCTACCCGCTCCAGGTGCCGGGCTCGCCGGAGGAAGTGAAGCTGGATGCATGGGCAAATCCGCCGACCAACGCCGGGATGCTCGCCTTCGGCAACCTGAACGCCTCCACCGGCGACGTGGTGGTGCTGGGCTGGCTTTACGACGTCAAGAACTCGCAGTCACCGCAAGTGCTGGGGAAACAGTACCGGGAGAAAGCGACCGAGGAAAACGCACGCATCATCGCCCACCGCTTCGCGAACGAGATCATTTTCCGTCTCGGCGGCGGCATCCAGGGCATCGCGGAAACCAAAATTGTTTATGTGAGCACGCGCAGCGGGAAGAAGGAAATCTGGGAGATGGATTATGACGGGGCGAACCAGCGGCAGTTGACTCACCTGGGCTCGATTGCGCTGTCGCCGCGCATCTCGCCGGATGGGTCTCGCGTTGCCTTCAGCGCCATGGCCGGGGGCGGTTGGAACATCTCCATGTACTCGCTGGAACTGGGCCGCATGGTTACCTTTCCGCATTTCGGCGGGACCAACCTGTCACCGGCGTGGTCGCCCGACGGAAAGCAGATCGCATTCTCTTCATCGCGTACCGGGGACCCGGAGATTTTTATCTGCGACAACGATGGCGGCCATCTGCGGCGCGTGACGTCCTTTAAGGGTCCCGATGTTTCGCCGGTATGGAATCCCAAGTCGGGAGCGCAGATTGCATGGGTCAGCGGACGCACCGGCCTGCCGCAGATTTACACCATGGAGGCCGACGGCACTAACCCGCAGCGCATGACCGATCAGGGCTATGCGGTGTCGCCCTCCTGGTCGCCGAATGGTCAGTTTCTCGCTTTCGCATGGATCCGGCATTACGGGCCGGGCTTGCCGGGCGCGCAGGACATTTACATCATGGACATCGCCAGCAAGCAGATTGTGCAATTAACGCATGAGGCGGGACGCAATGACTTTCCGTCGTGGTCGCCGGACGGACGCCACCTGGTGTTTCAGTCGAACCGTGCCGGAGGGGACCAGATCTGGAGCATGCTGGCCGACGGGACGCAGCAGCATCCATTGACCGCTTCCGGCAGCAATACCCAACCGAATTGGAGTTGGAAGTGA
- the pal gene encoding peptidoglycan-associated lipoprotein Pal, translating into MKQDRLKWLFLMILLGSVLTLGGCKKKVAPPPPPPPPPPAAPTATLSANPDTIQPGQSSTLTWQTQDATDVTLDGTKVEASGSQKVSPAQSTTYRLVAKGAGGTQEATARVTVTPPPAPPTPPPSATDEELFSRSVKDVFFDYDKYDVRPDQQAALQADAQFLSQHPTMHFTIEGHCDERGSTEYNLALGDNRANAVKNALVQAGVGADRIRTISYGKEKPFCTESNEQCWQQNRRGHFVYAK; encoded by the coding sequence GTGAAGCAAGACAGGCTGAAGTGGTTATTTCTCATGATTCTTCTCGGAAGTGTGTTGACGCTGGGCGGCTGCAAGAAGAAAGTGGCTCCGCCGCCGCCACCGCCACCGCCTCCGCCGGCAGCGCCCACGGCTACGCTGAGCGCCAACCCCGACACCATCCAGCCGGGACAATCCAGCACGCTGACGTGGCAGACGCAAGACGCGACCGACGTTACGCTCGATGGCACGAAGGTGGAAGCCAGCGGCAGCCAGAAGGTAAGCCCAGCGCAATCGACAACCTACCGGCTTGTGGCCAAGGGAGCCGGCGGGACGCAGGAGGCAACGGCGCGCGTAACCGTAACCCCGCCGCCGGCACCGCCCACTCCGCCGCCCTCCGCCACGGATGAGGAGTTGTTCAGCCGCAGCGTCAAGGACGTATTCTTTGACTACGACAAGTACGACGTGCGACCGGACCAGCAAGCGGCGCTGCAAGCCGACGCTCAATTCCTGAGCCAGCATCCCACGATGCATTTCACCATCGAGGGACACTGCGACGAGCGCGGTTCCACGGAGTACAACCTTGCGCTCGGCGATAACCGCGCCAATGCGGTGAAGAACGCCCTGGTCCAGGCCGGAGTGGGAGCGGACCGCATCCGCACCATCAGCTACGGCAAGGAAAAGCCGTTCTGCACGGAGTCGAACGAGCAGTGCTGGCAACAGAACCGCCGCGGCCACTTCGTTTACGCGAAATAG
- the ybgF gene encoding tol-pal system protein YbgF, with amino-acid sequence MKTLKFLLPLALLAAATPAFPVSKEIIQLQTQVQALQDQMLRMQQSFDERMGVMRQLVEGTTDKMNQINAGMADLQRTIKQQQSDGGTRVDQLSGQIQALNDSVDELKARMGKIANQLDAMQNAQTTLPAGATPPAGQAQQQQQAPPPDVLYNNALRDYNGAKYDLASQEFADYLKFYPNTDLAGNAQFYIADLAYRQGNYEQAVKEYDKVLEQYPGGNKAPAAQLKKGFALLELGRRNDGMRELNSLIQRYPRSLEADQARKRLASLGSKPSAQRPARRPGE; translated from the coding sequence ATGAAAACATTGAAATTCTTGTTGCCTCTCGCATTGCTAGCCGCCGCCACGCCCGCGTTTCCGGTCAGCAAGGAAATCATCCAGCTGCAGACGCAGGTGCAGGCACTGCAGGACCAGATGTTAAGAATGCAGCAGTCCTTCGATGAGCGCATGGGCGTAATGCGCCAGCTTGTCGAAGGCACGACCGACAAGATGAACCAGATCAATGCCGGCATGGCCGACCTGCAACGCACCATCAAGCAACAGCAGTCCGATGGCGGAACGCGTGTGGACCAGCTCTCCGGCCAGATCCAGGCATTGAACGACTCGGTCGACGAACTCAAGGCGCGGATGGGCAAGATCGCTAACCAACTCGACGCCATGCAGAACGCCCAGACGACGCTCCCGGCCGGCGCGACGCCCCCCGCAGGCCAGGCGCAACAGCAGCAACAAGCGCCCCCGCCTGACGTGCTCTATAACAATGCCCTGCGTGACTACAACGGCGCCAAGTACGACCTGGCTTCGCAGGAATTTGCGGACTACTTGAAGTTTTACCCGAACACCGACCTGGCTGGAAACGCGCAGTTCTACATCGCGGACCTTGCCTATCGCCAGGGTAACTACGAGCAAGCGGTCAAGGAATACGACAAGGTGCTGGAGCAGTATCCGGGCGGAAACAAGGCGCCCGCGGCGCAACTCAAGAAGGGTTTTGCGCTGCTGGAGCTGGGACGCCGCAACGATGGGATGCGTGAGTTAAACAGCCTGATCCAGCGCTATCCGCGATCGTTGGAAGCCGATCAGGCACGAAAGCGGCTGGCATCGCTGGGAAGCAAGCCGAGCGCGCAGCGGCCCGCCCGCCGGCCCGGGGAGTAA
- a CDS encoding 2Fe-2S iron-sulfur cluster-binding protein: MSSPGPLYRPYEKLIKISIMDREFEVPEGNMMLRAMQYLAPEGISYGRFCWNEDCQYCRVVYDMGEGTQARTAISCKLMVKEGMRVIEMAQEIRYCLRSLKL; this comes from the coding sequence ATGAGCAGCCCCGGCCCGCTGTATCGTCCTTACGAGAAATTAATCAAGATCTCGATCATGGACCGGGAATTCGAAGTCCCCGAGGGCAACATGATGCTGCGCGCCATGCAGTACCTGGCGCCGGAAGGCATCTCCTACGGGCGGTTTTGCTGGAACGAGGACTGCCAGTATTGCCGCGTCGTCTACGATATGGGCGAGGGCACGCAAGCGCGTACCGCCATTTCCTGCAAGCTGATGGTGAAGGAAGGAATGCGCGTCATCGAGATGGCGCAGGAGATCCGCTATTGCCTGCGGAGCTTGAAGTTGTGA
- a CDS encoding 2-oxoacid:ferredoxin oxidoreductase subunit beta, giving the protein MATTPTSTPPPKTNRIGLTVIDYRGGKTTLCAGCGHNAISERVIDAMYEMGVQPERLIKPSGIGCSSKSPAYFMSRSHSFNAVHGRMPSVATGALLANHKLMALGVSGDGDTASIGIGQFVHMMRRNLPMIYIIEDNGVYGLTKGQFSATADIGSKLKTGVINDLPPIDTCSLAIMLGATYVGRSFSGDKKQLLAMLKAAIAHNGTAMLDVISPCVTFNDHEGSTKSYKFTKDHDEPLQEVSFVPAFEDIDVEYGEGTTVDVSMHDGSRLRLRKIEQEYDPTNKSEALKRLAEAHDKGEILTGVFYVNPKAPTFLELLNLTEAPLATLPEAVVRPSRQVLEECMEELR; this is encoded by the coding sequence ATGGCGACCACACCGACTTCCACGCCGCCGCCCAAGACCAACCGCATCGGGCTCACGGTGATTGATTACCGCGGCGGCAAGACAACGCTCTGCGCCGGCTGTGGACACAACGCCATCTCGGAGCGCGTCATTGATGCCATGTACGAGATGGGCGTGCAGCCGGAACGCCTGATCAAGCCTTCCGGCATCGGCTGCTCCTCCAAGAGTCCGGCGTATTTCATGAGCCGTTCGCACAGCTTCAATGCGGTTCACGGGCGCATGCCGTCGGTGGCCACGGGCGCGCTGCTGGCCAATCACAAGCTCATGGCGCTCGGCGTCAGCGGCGACGGCGACACCGCTTCCATCGGCATCGGGCAGTTCGTGCACATGATGCGGCGCAATCTGCCGATGATTTACATTATCGAGGACAACGGCGTCTACGGCCTGACCAAGGGCCAATTTTCCGCCACCGCCGATATCGGCTCGAAGCTCAAGACCGGCGTCATCAACGACCTTCCGCCCATCGATACCTGCTCGCTGGCGATCATGCTGGGCGCTACCTACGTGGGCCGCTCATTTTCCGGCGATAAGAAGCAGTTGCTCGCCATGTTGAAGGCGGCCATCGCGCACAACGGCACTGCCATGCTGGACGTCATTTCGCCCTGCGTGACCTTCAATGACCACGAAGGCTCGACCAAGTCGTACAAGTTCACCAAGGACCACGACGAGCCCTTGCAGGAAGTCAGCTTCGTGCCCGCCTTCGAGGATATCGACGTGGAGTACGGAGAGGGAACTACCGTGGACGTGAGCATGCACGATGGTTCGCGCCTGCGCCTGCGGAAAATCGAGCAGGAATACGATCCCACCAACAAGTCGGAAGCGCTGAAGCGGCTCGCCGAGGCCCATGACAAAGGCGAGATTCTGACCGGCGTGTTCTACGTCAACCCCAAGGCGCCCACTTTTCTGGAATTGCTGAACCTCACCGAAGCGCCGCTGGCGACCTTGCCGGAAGCGGTGGTGCGTCCCTCTCGCCAGGTGCTGGAGGAGTGCATGGAAGAGCTGCGATAG
- a CDS encoding 2-oxoacid:acceptor oxidoreductase subunit alpha has translation MATTEIGAQELSQRLERKRIVNDFSLQVATVNGSGSQSANTVLLRTIFQMGVPVSGKNLFPSNIAGLPTWYTIRASKDGYIARKKEIDFLVAMNAETAEEDVKSLAPGAAVLYDEPLGLGSLRQDLTFYSVPFDKLVAPVCPEAKLRKLVKNMVYVGVVARLLNLDAAEMEKAIRKQFGRKVKAADLNVNAAKAGYDYAVASLTKADPFSIERMDKTAGKIIIDGNSAGALGSMFAGVTVVTWYPITPSSSLVETLIDYMKTYRIGKDGKATFAIVQAEDELAAIGMVLGAAWAGARSMTSTSGPGISLMAEFAGLGYYVEVPAVIWDIQRVGPSTGLPTRTAQGDVLSTAFLSHGDTRHILLFPGSVAECFTMAGEAFDLAEQFQTPVFVLSDLDLGMNNWMSEPFQYPEKPINRGKVLTQEDLQRLGSFARYKDVDGDGIGYRTLPGTEHPAAAYFARGSGHNEQSQYSERPSDYTNNMERLNRKFETARSHVPKPEMVQNGKSKVGIIGYGTSHWALVESRDQMTKEYGVETDYLRVRAYPFNRDVHEFVASHDRVYVIDQNRDGQMLSLLKLDLDAGQLTKLRSVRHYNGLPIDARSVTDEIISQEGR, from the coding sequence ATGGCTACGACTGAAATTGGCGCGCAGGAGCTTTCCCAGCGCCTGGAACGGAAGCGGATCGTCAACGATTTCTCCCTCCAGGTTGCCACCGTGAACGGCTCCGGTTCGCAATCGGCCAATACCGTTTTATTACGCACTATTTTTCAGATGGGAGTCCCGGTTTCCGGAAAGAATCTTTTTCCTTCCAACATTGCCGGGCTGCCCACCTGGTACACAATCCGCGCCAGCAAAGACGGCTACATCGCGCGCAAAAAGGAGATCGATTTCCTGGTCGCCATGAATGCGGAAACGGCGGAAGAAGATGTAAAGTCGCTTGCCCCCGGCGCGGCCGTACTCTATGACGAACCGCTGGGACTCGGTTCCTTGCGCCAGGATTTGACCTTCTATTCCGTGCCCTTCGACAAGCTGGTTGCGCCCGTCTGTCCGGAAGCCAAGCTGCGCAAGCTGGTCAAGAACATGGTGTACGTCGGCGTGGTCGCGCGTCTGCTGAACCTTGATGCAGCGGAGATGGAGAAGGCCATCCGCAAGCAATTCGGACGCAAGGTAAAAGCCGCCGACCTGAACGTCAACGCGGCCAAGGCCGGCTATGACTACGCGGTCGCGTCCCTGACCAAGGCTGATCCTTTTTCTATCGAGCGCATGGACAAGACCGCCGGCAAGATCATCATCGACGGTAACTCCGCCGGCGCTCTCGGTTCCATGTTCGCCGGGGTCACAGTGGTGACCTGGTACCCGATCACGCCCTCATCCTCGCTCGTTGAAACCCTTATTGATTACATGAAGACATACCGGATTGGCAAAGACGGCAAAGCGACTTTTGCGATCGTCCAAGCCGAAGACGAGCTCGCTGCCATCGGTATGGTCCTGGGCGCGGCCTGGGCTGGAGCGCGCTCCATGACCTCCACCTCCGGTCCTGGCATTTCGCTGATGGCTGAGTTCGCCGGGCTAGGCTACTACGTTGAAGTGCCGGCCGTGATCTGGGACATCCAGCGGGTCGGCCCATCCACCGGCCTGCCGACCCGCACCGCGCAGGGCGACGTCCTTTCCACAGCGTTTCTCTCCCACGGCGATACCAGGCATATCCTGCTGTTTCCCGGTTCCGTGGCCGAGTGCTTCACCATGGCGGGCGAGGCGTTTGACCTGGCCGAGCAGTTTCAAACCCCGGTTTTCGTTTTGTCCGATCTCGACCTTGGCATGAACAACTGGATGTCGGAGCCCTTCCAGTATCCTGAAAAGCCGATCAACCGCGGCAAGGTCCTGACCCAGGAAGACCTCCAGCGTCTCGGCAGCTTTGCCCGTTATAAGGACGTGGACGGCGATGGCATCGGCTATCGCACCTTGCCCGGCACGGAACATCCGGCAGCAGCTTACTTCGCCCGCGGCAGCGGTCACAACGAGCAGTCGCAGTACAGCGAGCGTCCCAGCGATTACACCAACAACATGGAGCGGTTAAACCGCAAGTTCGAAACCGCGCGTTCGCACGTGCCCAAGCCGGAAATGGTGCAGAACGGCAAATCGAAAGTCGGCATCATCGGCTACGGGACGTCGCACTGGGCGCTGGTCGAGAGCCGCGACCAGATGACGAAGGAATACGGCGTCGAGACTGACTATCTGCGAGTCCGCGCCTATCCTTTCAATCGCGACGTGCACGAGTTTGTTGCCTCGCACGACCGCGTTTACGTCATCGATCAGAACCGTGACGGCCAGATGCTGTCGCTTTTGAAACTCGATCTGGATGCCGGCCAGTTGACCAAGCTGCGCAGCGTGCGCCACTACAACGGGTTGCCGATTGACGCCCGTTCCGTAACCGACGAGATCATCTCGCAGGAGGGCCGATAA